In Camelina sativa cultivar DH55 chromosome 17, Cs, whole genome shotgun sequence, the genomic stretch atattttattaaatttctctattttcatttttttttatagtgatttctctatttttcatttttcctcaTCTTTCTTCTAGATTTGTCTTATATTTTTTGCTTTCCAGATCTTAGCTCTgtgctgacaaaaaaaaaaaaaaaaaaaattaaaaagtgatTGTGACGAGGTAAACTTTTCCACTTTATTagttatgaaaatgatattttattaatgaaaacaatattatatttttgtagatCATAGGTTGTTACagaaaactatttaaaaaatcaattttctaATAACATTTTACCGTTTCAtctcacacaaaatgaatttacacaccaagaaatatttgatattatcGGTTTAGACAACTAGTAGGTTGAATGACACCAAGATTTTTCCCGATAGCATTGAAACAATAAGAAGTAGCAGGTGTTCCTTTGTTGTAAGTAAGTTTAATGTCTTGTAATGTGATTCCTGTACATGGATTGCTCTTGCTGCATGCCAGCTTCATCGCTTGCTGTGTCGCCGACGTTCCTTGTATGTTTTTATACGTCACTCCACTTATCTTCACCCCCGAATGCtaatacatacataaacataaaaatatatttagttattggACGACTAATTAAGTCGATATTACATATTGGAttagtttaatttgatcaaaaatatgatatttggatATGTACCTCGGTAGGGCAACCTAGGTTGGAGGGACAATAGTTTTGGTCGATTATGATTGGGTTTTGGACGTTCTTCATAATTAGGTTTTGGAAGAAGACGTTTCTAACGAATCCCGTACTCGGCCTCGCCCATGACTTTATCCTCACGCCGTTTTGTGTTCCGGTGAATACTGCACTCGAGAGTGTCACGTTCTCTACTCCGTCTTCGTTTAACTGCTTCGCCAAGCTCCCAATGCTGCCAATCGTCACATAATCATATGAGTATGACCGCTAAGTGTGCATCACttgcttattttttatttggaaattcATAATTTCTTACAAGTacgtaattatatatatgtacataattTATATTCATTAGATCATTCTAAGAAATTAGACGGTGTGTGTATTACCTAACCCCGTGACCTGGACCACAAGCAAGTTTGGAAATGAGGAAGTTGCGGGTACCAGGGCCGATAGCAACACAATCGTCTCCGGTCTGAACGGTGCTTCCGGTTAATGTAACTCCGGTAGAGAATTGAACGGTGAAGCCGTCGGTGTTTGGGCTGTTTCCGGGAGCCACTAGCCTGATGTTACGGACGGCCACATTCGTGCAACCGTTGAGGGTCATATGGCTGACCTGGCTGTTCATCGATTTCACTCCACTTATGATCACGTCTTTTGCCGCGTTGAACGATATTGACTACAGTTATGCatcaaagattttaattatGAGATTGGTTTGCCggttagtttatattttttatataagtatatgaAAAAGCCTAATCAAGTTTGATATACAATAGATTAAGTTAATTCAAAGCAAGAAATTATTGTAATTCGAAGTGCCATAGGTTAATAAATAAGATTATAACAATTTCATTTTACTTTGGCCAAAGAATCTATTACCCTGTCCAAAAGGACCAAAACTCATTATTCAAAAATGGTTCCtgtatattttacaaattaaattcCCTAAGTTGGCATAcgtaaaataaatgttttaactTATCAACTTCATGTTTTTAGATATCGAAAGTAAACAATTGGAAGATGTATTTGCATTATGGTGCTAATTGCGCTTATGTATAATTGTTAGAATGTTGTGTTTAGAGATAGAGAAGGATATGTACCCTAACACCGGGAGGACAATTCTGACCAGATTTACGGCAAGACCAGAACCCATCACCTCGAGCGTCGAAAGTCCCACCGACCAGTGAGAATCTGCTAACCTTGTTGAAGAGAATCCAGTAACCGGAATTGCCAAAGGCCCAGTAATTTGTGGGAGCAACGACTGTTCCGGTCACTTGAAACTTGAGTTTGCTCTTGCATGGCCCTCCAAACGTTATTTGCTTCAACAGAAATGTCCCCATGGGGACCACCACCGTAGCTGAAGCTGCCGAGCCACAAGCCCCTTGCCATGCTTTGAGGAAAGCTGCGGTGGAATCGGTGACTCCGTCCGGCTTGGCCCCGAAGCTTACTACGTTGAAAACGTTGGAGGCGCTGCTCGAGACATCGATGAAGGTGAGGAGTGTGAAGAGCAGAGGAAATATTATAGATGGTTTTgccattttttaatatgtgaatatgagtttgtgtttgtgtttgtgctTGAATTAATTTGATGCATggcatatatatagagaaagagcaATTAATAATTGGTTCGTTATCGGAGTCTATGGTACAATTAAGTACATGTGCTATCTATATGATAAGAGGGTGTGATTATTTTATGATAGATAAAAGAGTTTACATTTTCAAATCATTAGCTGCAGACATGATTGATACATAATTTTTAGGAGCAACGGTCGTTGTATTAACGATGACATTTTTGCACATTATCAGTTTCCCATATAATATGGGTCATATGTATGTGGtatgtatttatatttcatatgcTAGGTACGTCCGTAGTAAATAAATACGTGGAAACTTACTCAGCTATCcattagaacaaaaaaactgtATATAAGATGAAAGTTATAGAGAatgaacaatattttttaagaaaaacgatcaattttacacaaattaatgctctaaataaaagaaactcaaccaaaaaccctaaaaattctTAGTAAAATAGGAATTCTTTGAAAACGTAAAAAGGTAATATCTATGCTAATCCTGTATATATTGctgtattacaaattttcacGAAGGTAGAATGATCATGGAATGCATCATTACAacgataatatatataatccataaaaaaaaaaaaaaaagagttctcGTCTGCCATTACTTTGCATCTTAATACCAAATTTCTGTTTTAAGATAATCAGGAAACTTTTacaatacatattttttaattgaagtccaataaaaatatataccaGATCATGGACCCGATTGGTAACGACTGTTATTTGTGGTTGTAGAGACTTTGAATGTGAAAATTTGGCTGTATAAAATTTAGCTGTAGAGACTTTGGCTGTAGATACTTTCACTGTAAGAATCTGATTgttaaaaaacaaacttttaaaactgtgactgtaattttattaaaaacaaaattataagaaaatacaaaggtgatgataaaaataataaatttgtgaagagaagtagatatcaaaaaaaagagaaaaaaatactgataattaatctataaaaaaggtttgtataaaaatatatataattatatagagtttttaattatgatggagaaagaaaaaaaagttttttaaatttgttggtttttaaaagttttacagCGTCATTttgaacattaaaaaaagaagagaaataaacaaggaaaaaatTTAAGTGGctgtaaaaactttaaaaaataaaaaaatcattaaaacttGATTAGCAAATAAAATGCTTTTAGgacttttaaatgattttaaagttttaaaagtcttCACCAATCAGGCCATATCTTGCAATATTACTCGTACCGTACGTATATGCACATCATCACGGTTAATGTGGTTACTAAGccatttatacttttttttttgttctctttctttaagcgactatatataaaatacctTTCTATTATGAAATAGAATTGCAAATCTAAGGTAAAAGAAGTGACCCATATAAGTATAGATGATGACATCACCACAAATTTATATGGTAGGACATGTGATCAACTAGCagttgaccccaaaaaaaaaagacaggtGATAATTAACTAGGTCACATTATTGAAACCAACCCAATCATATATATTCGTTAATCATTCTGGTAAGAATTACAGAAAGTCAATATCTATATATGGTTAGCTTAGTTTGTTGACATTTTGAATTCAACGTAACAACCATTGGGTATACTATTCGTTCTTGCGCCGCTCTCGCTGAATTAATTTTTATCCATgacatttattttattgttttgtttattggaGTAGTTGTTGTGTGTTTATCTACAGAATGGAAAAAGAGGTTAAACCAGGGAAGAGACAACAGTCGAACCGAGAATCTGCTAGAAGGTCGAGACTGAGGAAGATGAAGGGTCGGATGAGAGTTAAGAGAATAAAAAAGGTTGGAGCTGATATTAGTAGAGCAATGATGCATGTAGTAGTACTATCGCTGCATCTTTAGAAACCTAACAAAGttttgatttatggaaaaaGGCTTTGTGAATCTGAAGGCTCTTTGTGCGCACTAAGTAGCAGTCATcccatttgttttctttatttatttagttaaatttccaaaatctatatatttgatTACTATGTCAATTATATGCAATTTGATTACTAAGTAGCAGTCATcccatttgtttttcttcagtTTCCTCTAGATTTGTCTTATATTTTGCtctttaaagcaaaaaaaaaaaaaaggtgtaatGTGATTGGGACAGGTCAAAGTCTTCCACTTTCTTCGTTGCTGAAAACAGTatgttattgatgaagaaaataactaaataatttgTAATGTTACATATCATTGTGATCATATATTGTTACAGAAACAAGTATTTTTGGTATTCTGAATTTCTGATCAAACCGGTTGGTATCCAAAATTATTTGGACCATCGTTCAAATTAATCTTATAATCGTTACAAAAACAACGGTTAAAAGATGAATGCTAAAATCCCCTAATAACTTAGATTTTACCATATCATCTTTCACCAAATAAATGTACActaagatattttatattatcgGTTTAGACAACTAGTAGGTTGGATAACACCGAGACTTTTCCCAGCAGCATTGAAACAGTAGGAAGTAGCTGGAGCTCCTTTGTTGTAAGTAAGCTTAATGTCTTGTAATGTGATCCCTGTGCACGGATTGCTCTTGCTACACACTAGCTTCATTGCTTGCTGTGTCGCCGACGTCCCTTGTATGTTCTTATACGTCACTCCACTTATCTTCACCCCCGAATGCTAATACAttcataaacatatatagttattaGACCAAGTTGATTTACATATTGGATTAGtctgataaaaaaaagatgatatagATATACCTCAGTAGGGCAACCTTGGTGAGAAGGACAATAGTTTTGGTCAATTATGATAGGGTTTTGAACGTTCTTCATGATTAGGTTTTGGAAGAAGACGTTTCTAACGTATCCAGTGCTAGGCCTCGCCCACGACTTTATCCTCACGCCGTTTTGTGTTCCCGTAAATACGGAACTCGATAGAGTCACGTTTTCTACCCCGTCTTCTTTCAAATCCTTCGCCAAGCTCCCGATACTGCGAGTCATCACATAATCATATAGTTATATGAGCAATCTACTTACTGCTAGTTTTAAGTTGGAAATTCATGATTCCTCagagttaataatatatatatatatatatatatatatatatatatgtgtgtaatttATCCATTAATCATTCTAAGAAATTAAAGGGTGTATATACCTAACCCCGTGACCTGGGCCACAAGCAAGTTTGGTGATGAGGAAATTGCGGGTACCAGGGCCGATAGCAACACAATCGTCTCCGGTCTGAACGGTGCTTCCGGTGAATGTTACTCCGGTGGAGAATTGAACGTGGAAACCGTCGGTGTTTGGGCTGTTTCCCGGAGCCACTAGTTTGACGTTACGGACGACCACATTGGTGCAACCATTAAGGGTCATATGGGTGACCTGGCTGTTCATGGATTTCACTCCACTTATGATCACGTCTTTTGCCGAGTTGAAAGATATTGACTATAATAATGCATCAAAGAATTTATAAGTACGTATATGAGGTAGTCAACTAAAGTTTGATCGATcatacataataattaaaagaaggaATATCATAATTCGTAGTGCCacatataaataagataataacaattttattttatttcgaTTAAATAATGAACAATCCACaaccttattattattatgaaacttactatatatagtttctattaaaaataaaattaaaattctaaagtCACGACAGAAGAGATCAGAACATACCCTAACACCGGGAGGACAATTCTGACCAGATTTCCGGCAAGACCAGAACCCATTAGCTCGAGCGTCGAAAGTCCCGCCGACAAGTGACATTTTGCTGACCTTGTTGAAGAGAATCCAGTAACCGGAGTTGCCAAAGGCCCTGTAATCTGCCGGAGCAACGACGGTTCCGGACACTTGAAATGTGATTTTACTCTTGCATGGCCCTCCAAACGTTATTGCCTTCAAAAGAAATGTCCCCTTCGGAACTACTACCGTGGCTGAAGCTGCCGAGCCACAAGCCCCTTGCCATGCTTTGAGGAATGCTGCGGTGGAATCGGTGACTCCGTCTGGTTTGGCTCCGAAACTAACTACGTTGA encodes the following:
- the LOC104754714 gene encoding polygalacturonase-like, translating into MTKPAITFPLLFTLVTTLINVSSSASNVFNVVSFGAKPDGVTDSTAAFLKAWQGACGSAASATVVVPKGTFLLKAITFGGPCKSKITFQVSGTVVAPADYRAFGNSGYWILFNKVSKMSLVGGTFDARANGFWSCRKSGQNCPPGVRSISFNSAKDVIISGVKSMNSQVTHMTLNGCTNVVVRNVKLVAPGNSPNTDGFHVQFSTGVTFTGSTVQTGDDCVAIGPGTRNFLITKLACGPGHGVSIGSLAKDLKEDGVENVTLSSSVFTGTQNGVRIKSWARPSTGYVRNVFFQNLIMKNVQNPIIIDQNYCPSHQGCPTEHSGVKISGVTYKNIQGTSATQQAMKLVCSKSNPCTGITLQDIKLTYNKGAPATSYCFNAAGKSLGVIQPTSCLNR
- the LOC104754715 gene encoding polygalacturonase-like; the protein is MAKPSIIFPLLFTLLTFIDVSSSASNVFNVVSFGAKPDGVTDSTAAFLKAWQGACGSAASATVVVPMGTFLLKQITFGGPCKSKLKFQVTGTVVAPTNYWAFGNSGYWILFNKVSRFSLVGGTFDARGDGFWSCRKSGQNCPPGVRSISFNAAKDVIISGVKSMNSQVSHMTLNGCTNVAVRNIRLVAPGNSPNTDGFTVQFSTGVTLTGSTVQTGDDCVAIGPGTRNFLISKLACGPGHGVSIGSLAKQLNEDGVENVTLSSAVFTGTQNGVRIKSWARPSTGFVRNVFFQNLIMKNVQNPIIIDQNYCPSNLGCPTEHSGVKISGVTYKNIQGTSATQQAMKLACSKSNPCTGITLQDIKLTYNKGTPATSYCFNAIGKNLGVIQPTSCLNR